In bacterium YEK0313, one genomic interval encodes:
- the siaT_5 gene encoding Sialic acid TRAP transporter permease protein SiaT: protein MSIRRPLAAAAATAVLGLISILVFSEPALAANGAGGIGDFLRANMAPVMFASLIVFLLLGYPVAFALAANGLVFALVGIELGLFQPNFLQALPERIYGTMNNETLLAVPFFTFMGLILERSGMAEDLLDTIGQLFGTIRGGLAYAVIFVGALLAATTGVVAASVISMGLISLPIMLRYGYDRRLATGVIAASGTLAQIIPPSLVLIVMADQLGRSVGDMYEGAFVPGLVLAGLYALYVFIVSLLAPKAVPGLPKEALLYMQPDGSRGTWKLGILVVFSGLVGVFVMKQTGVKAGADFVILTMSLAVMVAFIAAACNHYFGARRLVLTLASTAALAAAYYFLKRYEHETFALVAEAAAFGFAYAIIVGLVERFSGLKLISPIAEQVTFVMVPPLGLIFLVLGTIFIGLATPTEGGAMGAAGAMILAIMKGRLSFGLVRQATESTAKLSAFVLFILVGARVFSLTFYGVNGHVWVEHLLVSLPGGQTGFLIVVNLMVFLLAFFLDFFELAFIVVPLLATAADKLGIDLIWFGVMLAVNMQTSFMHPPFGFALFFLRSVAPKDPYTDKVTGKRMEPVTTMQIYWGSVPFVVIQLIMVALVVLFPQMVLHYRGSGPTIDPSKVEIRLDMPGLGGLPGLDTPPDLGGGLPGLSPPRSP, encoded by the coding sequence TTGTCGATCCGACGTCCCCTCGCGGCTGCCGCTGCCACCGCCGTCCTCGGTCTCATCTCGATCCTCGTCTTCTCCGAACCGGCCTTGGCCGCCAACGGAGCGGGCGGCATCGGCGACTTCCTGCGCGCCAACATGGCGCCGGTCATGTTCGCCAGCCTGATCGTCTTCCTGCTGCTCGGCTATCCCGTCGCCTTCGCGCTCGCGGCCAACGGCCTCGTCTTCGCGCTGGTCGGCATCGAGCTCGGCCTGTTCCAGCCGAATTTCCTGCAGGCGCTGCCGGAACGCATCTACGGCACGATGAACAACGAGACGCTGCTCGCGGTGCCGTTCTTCACCTTCATGGGCCTTATCCTGGAGCGCTCGGGCATGGCCGAGGATCTGCTCGACACGATCGGCCAGCTCTTCGGCACCATTCGCGGCGGCCTTGCCTATGCGGTCATCTTCGTCGGCGCGCTGCTGGCGGCGACCACCGGCGTGGTGGCGGCCTCGGTCATTTCCATGGGCCTCATCTCGCTGCCGATCATGCTGCGCTACGGTTATGACCGGCGGCTGGCCACCGGCGTCATCGCGGCCTCCGGCACGCTCGCGCAGATCATCCCGCCCTCGCTGGTGCTGATCGTCATGGCCGACCAGCTCGGCCGCTCGGTCGGCGACATGTACGAGGGCGCCTTCGTGCCCGGCCTCGTGCTGGCCGGCCTCTATGCGCTCTACGTCTTCATCGTCTCGCTGCTGGCGCCGAAGGCGGTTCCCGGCCTGCCGAAGGAAGCCTTGCTCTACATGCAGCCGGACGGCAGCCGCGGCACCTGGAAGCTCGGCATCCTCGTCGTCTTTTCCGGCCTCGTCGGCGTCTTCGTCATGAAGCAGACCGGCGTCAAGGCCGGCGCCGATTTCGTCATCCTGACCATGTCGCTCGCCGTGATGGTCGCCTTCATCGCCGCTGCCTGCAATCACTATTTCGGCGCCCGGCGGCTCGTCCTGACGCTGGCCTCGACGGCGGCGCTCGCCGCCGCCTACTACTTTCTCAAGCGCTATGAGCACGAGACCTTCGCGCTCGTCGCCGAGGCGGCCGCCTTCGGTTTCGCCTATGCGATCATCGTCGGCCTCGTCGAGCGCTTCTCGGGGCTCAAGCTGATCTCGCCGATCGCGGAGCAGGTGACCTTCGTCATGGTGCCGCCGCTCGGCCTCATCTTCCTCGTGCTCGGCACCATCTTCATCGGGCTGGCGACGCCGACCGAGGGCGGCGCCATGGGCGCGGCCGGCGCCATGATCCTGGCGATCATGAAGGGGCGGCTGTCCTTCGGCCTGGTGCGCCAGGCGACCGAATCGACGGCCAAGCTCTCCGCCTTCGTCCTGTTCATCCTGGTCGGCGCGCGCGTCTTCTCGCTGACCTTCTACGGCGTCAACGGCCATGTCTGGGTCGAACACCTGCTCGTCTCGCTGCCGGGTGGCCAGACCGGCTTCCTGATCGTCGTCAATCTCATGGTCTTCCTGCTGGCCTTCTTCCTCGATTTCTTCGAGCTGGCCTTCATCGTCGTGCCGCTGCTCGCGACCGCCGCGGACAAGCTCGGCATCGACCTCATCTGGTTCGGCGTCATGCTGGCGGTGAACATGCAGACGAGCTTCATGCACCCGCCGTTCGGCTTCGCGCTGTTCTTCCTGCGTTCGGTGGCGCCGAAGGACCCCTATACCGACAAGGTGACGGGCAAGCGCATGGAGCCGGTCACGACCATGCAGATCTACTGGGGCTCGGTGCCCTTCGTGGTGATCCAGCTGATCATGGTTGCGCTGGTCGTGCTGTTTCCGCAGATGGTGCTGCATTATCGCGGCAGCGGGCCGACCATCGACCCGAGCAAGGTGGAGATCCGCCTCGACATGCCCGGCCTCGGCGGCCTGCCGGGCCTCGACACGCCGCCCGACCTCGGCGGCGGCCTGCCGGGCCTCTCGCCGCCGCGCAGCCCGTAG
- a CDS encoding Tripartite ATP-independent periplasmic transporters, DctQ component has translation MNFALSISRVIDAVNTAIGKAASWLILLAVVISAVNAITRKVFSLSSNAWLEAQWYLFGAVFLLCAAWTLLSNEHIRIDIVNSALPRTVRNIIELVGHALFLLPFCLLVLVDSWPFFLRSYLQNEQSMNAGGLPVWPAKALVVAGFALLALQGISELIKRIAIMTGRLEDTMGGGHHDMAEAEAARLLEAAKEDGVAADAPVAAGTAKH, from the coding sequence ATGAACTTTGCTTTGTCCATCAGCCGCGTGATCGATGCGGTCAATACGGCGATCGGCAAGGCGGCAAGCTGGCTGATCCTGCTGGCGGTCGTCATTTCCGCGGTCAATGCCATTACCCGCAAGGTCTTCTCGCTCTCGTCCAATGCCTGGCTCGAGGCGCAGTGGTACCTGTTCGGCGCCGTCTTCCTGCTCTGTGCCGCCTGGACGCTCTTGTCGAACGAGCATATCCGCATCGACATCGTGAACAGCGCGCTGCCGCGCACCGTCCGCAACATCATCGAGCTGGTCGGACACGCGCTGTTCCTCCTGCCGTTCTGCCTGCTGGTGCTGGTCGATTCCTGGCCGTTCTTCCTGCGCTCCTACCTGCAGAACGAACAGTCGATGAATGCCGGCGGCCTGCCGGTCTGGCCGGCCAAGGCCCTGGTCGTCGCCGGATTCGCGCTGCTCGCCCTGCAGGGCATCAGCGAGCTGATCAAGCGCATCGCGATCATGACCGGGAGGCTCGAGGACACGATGGGCGGCGGCCATCACGACATGGCCGAGGCCGAGGCGGCGCGGCTCCTGGAGGCCGCCAAGGAGGACGGCGTCGCAGCCGATGCCCCTGTCGCCGCCGGCACCGCCAAGCATTGA
- a CDS encoding IS2 transposase TnpB, producing the protein MIRRIVGDGRPVGEVAAGFGVSERTARKWLSRWRSDGEAGLQNRSSRPHASRSATSAFWPGLAAKLRREYRLTGEEIASRLGLARSTVAGWLTRMGLGRLSALDPKEPVRRYQRERPGELLHLDIKRLARFEGVGHRITGNRRGASQGLGYDFLHVAIDDATRLAYVEVLPDERRWSTTGFLVRALRWFKERGVSVQRVMTDNGSGYIARLFRKALRMLAIRHIRTRPYTPKTNGKAERFIQTMLREWAYAIPFPSSARRTADLTRWLAWYNQHRPHASLARRSPAQALAGTT; encoded by the coding sequence ATGATCCGGCGGATCGTAGGAGACGGCCGGCCTGTCGGCGAAGTGGCGGCCGGCTTCGGGGTCAGCGAGCGAACCGCCCGCAAATGGCTGTCGCGATGGCGGAGCGATGGAGAAGCCGGGCTGCAGAACCGCTCGTCCCGGCCCCATGCGTCCCGATCGGCGACGAGCGCGTTCTGGCCCGGGCTGGCGGCCAAGCTGCGCCGCGAGTACCGGTTGACGGGTGAGGAGATTGCGTCCCGCCTCGGACTGGCGCGATCGACGGTTGCCGGCTGGCTGACGCGGATGGGGCTCGGCCGGCTGTCCGCGCTTGATCCGAAGGAGCCGGTGCGGCGCTATCAACGCGAGCGTCCCGGCGAGCTGCTTCATCTCGACATCAAGCGGCTGGCCCGCTTTGAAGGCGTCGGCCACCGCATCACCGGCAACCGGCGTGGCGCCAGCCAGGGGCTTGGCTACGACTTCCTGCATGTCGCCATCGACGATGCGACCCGGCTCGCCTATGTCGAGGTGCTGCCCGACGAGCGGCGGTGGTCGACCACCGGGTTCCTCGTGCGGGCGCTGCGCTGGTTCAAGGAGCGGGGCGTCAGCGTGCAAAGAGTGATGACCGACAACGGCTCGGGATACATCGCCAGGCTCTTCCGCAAAGCGTTGAGGATGCTCGCCATCCGGCACATCCGCACCCGACCCTACACCCCGAAGACGAACGGCAAGGCAGAGCGCTTCATTCAGACCATGCTCAGGGAATGGGCCTATGCCATCCCGTTCCCCTCTTCCGCCCGCCGGACCGCAGATCTCACGCGATGGCTGGCCTGGTACAACCAGCACCGGCCGCATGCTAGCCTCGCACGACGATCACCGGCTCAAGCTCTCGCCGGAACAACCTGA
- the degU_1 gene encoding Transcriptional regulatory protein DegU produces the protein MRGVPIVLIEKSRLVREGLERILSGTLFRVVATAAAPAELKTAITAGQGGILIVLGVSDEDGSPAAEIETLRSRFPDARIVILADHYELEPLVEALRLSVNGYLSKSISSQALIKALELVVLGEGIFPSSVLARLGSSRGVAPPLLLKAPEEQPFSQAGSILSERETQILRGLIEGQSNKTIARTLDIMEATVKVHVKAILRKTGVQNRTQAAIWALGHLSPAQFAAPEAEEALTPEENGCSCHRSGKPNGH, from the coding sequence ATGCGTGGCGTGCCCATCGTTCTCATCGAAAAAAGCCGACTCGTCCGCGAAGGGCTCGAGAGGATTCTGTCAGGTACGCTGTTCCGCGTGGTCGCCACCGCCGCTGCGCCTGCCGAGTTGAAGACCGCAATCACTGCGGGTCAGGGCGGCATTCTGATCGTTCTCGGTGTCAGCGACGAGGACGGTTCGCCGGCGGCGGAGATCGAAACTCTTCGCAGCAGGTTTCCCGATGCCCGCATCGTGATCCTCGCCGACCACTACGAACTGGAGCCGCTCGTGGAAGCGCTCCGTCTGTCGGTGAACGGCTATCTGAGCAAATCCATCAGCTCGCAGGCCCTCATCAAGGCGCTCGAGCTCGTCGTGCTGGGCGAGGGGATTTTTCCCTCGTCCGTGCTGGCCAGGCTCGGCAGTTCCCGCGGCGTGGCGCCGCCACTGCTCCTGAAAGCGCCCGAAGAGCAGCCGTTCAGCCAGGCCGGCTCGATCCTGTCCGAGCGCGAGACGCAAATTCTGCGCGGCCTCATCGAGGGCCAGTCCAACAAGACGATCGCGCGGACCTTGGACATCATGGAAGCGACGGTCAAAGTTCACGTGAAGGCGATCCTGCGCAAGACCGGCGTGCAGAACCGAACCCAGGCAGCCATCTGGGCGCTGGGACATCTGTCGCCGGCGCAATTCGCGGCGCCCGAGGCCGAGGAGGCCCTGACGCCGGAAGAGAACGGCTGCAGCTGCCACAGGTCCGGCAAGCCCAACGGCCATTGA
- the pglA_1 gene encoding N, N'-diacetylbacillosaminyl-diphospho-undecaprenol alpha-1,3-N-acetylgalactosaminyltransferase — MDSHVLCLGGEDHGLRVPFLQALRDRGFRITAASSGDAEPFRACGLPHLSWHFDRFDRRGGDLAAIARIARLAAECRPDLIQTFDTKPNLLAPLAVRGSVPVVRTINGMGWTFSPGGGLRARLLRPVYRLLQRSTARWSAATIFQNADDKTYFEQHGLVHRDAAHLVRSSGIDVPAFRAALARSGDPRSLRRQLGLQGAKVVVTVSRLTRQKGIGTLLAAAGIVARTRPDTRFLLVGPRESEGPFAIGAQEIEAASPHVVALGHRRDVPALLALADVFVLPTQYREGVPRALLEAGLAGLPMVATRMPGCTDVVADGWNGYLAEPGDAPALARSILRLLEAPDQARAMGRRSVALVARDFTLDGVADRYRDIYRHVLCAQPVAARPIPPARGLTVVPRADGEWP, encoded by the coding sequence ATGGACTCGCATGTCCTGTGTCTCGGCGGAGAGGACCATGGCCTGCGCGTTCCTTTCCTGCAGGCCTTGCGGGATCGGGGCTTTCGCATCACGGCGGCCTCCAGCGGTGATGCGGAGCCATTCCGGGCGTGCGGTCTGCCGCATCTGTCCTGGCACTTCGATCGCTTCGACCGCCGTGGCGGCGATCTGGCGGCGATCGCGCGCATCGCCAGGCTGGCCGCGGAATGCCGGCCGGACCTGATCCAGACCTTCGACACCAAGCCGAACCTCCTGGCGCCCCTAGCCGTGCGCGGCTCGGTGCCGGTGGTGCGGACCATCAACGGCATGGGCTGGACGTTCTCGCCGGGCGGGGGGCTGCGCGCGCGGCTGCTCCGGCCGGTCTACCGCCTGCTCCAGCGGTCGACCGCGCGCTGGTCGGCCGCCACCATCTTCCAGAACGCCGACGACAAGACCTATTTCGAGCAGCACGGCCTCGTTCACCGGGACGCTGCGCATCTCGTCCGCAGTTCGGGCATCGACGTACCGGCCTTCAGGGCGGCGCTCGCGCGGAGCGGCGATCCGCGCAGCCTGCGGCGTCAGCTCGGCCTCCAGGGTGCCAAGGTCGTCGTGACGGTAAGCCGCCTGACCCGCCAGAAGGGCATCGGCACGTTGCTGGCGGCGGCGGGCATCGTCGCGCGCACCCGCCCGGATACGAGGTTCCTGCTCGTCGGCCCGCGCGAGAGCGAAGGACCCTTCGCCATCGGCGCGCAGGAGATCGAGGCCGCGTCGCCTCACGTCGTCGCGCTCGGCCATCGGCGTGACGTACCGGCGCTGCTGGCGCTGGCCGATGTCTTTGTCCTGCCGACGCAATATCGGGAAGGCGTGCCGCGGGCGCTGCTGGAGGCGGGGCTCGCGGGCCTGCCGATGGTGGCGACGCGGATGCCCGGTTGCACCGATGTCGTGGCTGACGGCTGGAACGGCTACCTGGCCGAACCGGGGGATGCGCCGGCCCTGGCGCGGAGCATTCTCAGGCTGCTCGAAGCCCCCGACCAGGCGAGGGCCATGGGCCGTCGCTCCGTCGCATTGGTGGCGCGCGACTTTACGCTCGACGGCGTCGCCGACCGCTATCGCGACATATATCGGCATGTGCTTTGCGCGCAGCCCGTTGCGGCCCGTCCGATCCCGCCCGCCCGCGGGCTCACGGTCGTCCCTCGCGCCGACGGAGAATGGCCGTGA
- a CDS encoding Extracellular serine protease precursor, protein MRAVAVAGLLLTMSFAVPSAAQAGCNLIFFAAYECGGQETTQQAITFNTPATTFVTTLPGFQVVTGDPVALSMTGQGGASYVDGNAARLSGRDIGLNLAVADVPASPYQATIVISTAGAISGGVAGIQTVNNGTGSTQIMTTGPIQGGTYGIRAENNLNTSGDLIVNVAGVTGGTGISLVNRTNTGAVNLTATGHVLGTLGDGIAIAAPGDPTRVSVTVATVEGAQNGIVATAGYGGPSSHIGGGFIAITASGLVRGVAGDGINADNSQALGGGGGMSIDVAEVSGGRHGIVARTNGTVITPFLDAQMIITARGPVTGHGGDGIFAEHLWDAAVSIDAQAPVSGLGGAGIRVLAPTNAHGVTVRATSVTGAAEGVVVENGGSGATLITTTGLVQGGTYGVRAESSNNTAGDLTVNVASVTGGTGISLYNRTNSSAVSLTATGHVLGTSGDGIAIAAPGDPTRVSVTVATVEGAQNGIVATAGYGGPSSHIGGGFIAITASGLVRGVAGDGINADNSQALGGGGGMSIDVAEVSGGRHGIVARTNGTVITPFLDAQMIITARGPVTGHGGDGIFAEHLWDAAVSIDAQAPVSGLGGAGIRVLAPTNAHGVSVKATSVTGAAEGVVVENGGSGATLITTTGLVQGGTCGVRAESSNNTAGDLTVNVASVTGGTGISLYNRTSSSAVNLTATGHVLGTSGDGIAIAAPGDSRRVSVTVATVEGAQNGIVATAGYGGPSSHIGGGFIGITASGLVRGLAGDGINADNSQALGAGGGMTIDVAEVSGGRHGIVARSNGTVISGLLDSRIAITARGPVTGHGGDGIFAEHLWDAAVSIDAQGAVSGLGGAGIRVLAPTNAHGVTVRAASVTGATEGVVVENGGSGATEIITSGRVSGAAAGVRASQTGTGDTTVTAAGPVVGTAGGSSGVWVDHAATAGKITVDVTDAAGDVAIRASNAGIGATAITTRGLVEGVGAAIVATAPGGQPVVIVNEASGTIRNASQLSAALAVQATGATVDLANRGTTIGRVELSGGAVQMSNAGRWDTTGGTSQFGGAGLLVNQAGAMLIAGNRADLAQTTTLSGLASFENRGVVSLADGAAGDVLHVAAATRFAGGSSISVDLGRGLTVDRLETSATLTLDAGATLNVASVTGLMPGRYMVMTSAGGRLGTFGGVTGLSSTAFLSITDAYDLNNVYLDVVQARSFVSAGATPNQIAVGRALDGLPVTGPLYGPVASLPTVAAARAAFDALSGEIHATARTILIEDSRFVRDAAIDRLRGAFDGVAASRAPVVMSYVESRSVAAPANTDRFALWAQGFGAWGNRAGDGNAAATRRDLAGFFIGGDGLVAEAIRIGLYSGYSRTSFRVGARSSSGASDNYHVGLYGGGQWGALGLRAGAALSWHDLTTNRTVAFAGFGDMPRAAYTARTTQIFGEAGYRFDLATAIGARAAVEPFAGIAHVGFASDRFGEGGGAAALTGAGRSQSVTFTSVGLRGSAAFTLGGGFDVTARATLGWRHAFGSTTSLAVAGLAGGTPFAVAGVPIARNAALVEAGLDMMLSPAATLGLSYGGQFGSGATDQTVKAHLAVHF, encoded by the coding sequence ATGCGCGCGGTCGCTGTTGCGGGCCTGTTGCTGACCATGAGCTTTGCCGTGCCGTCTGCGGCGCAGGCCGGCTGCAACCTGATTTTTTTCGCCGCCTACGAGTGCGGCGGCCAGGAAACCACCCAACAGGCGATCACCTTCAACACGCCGGCCACCACTTTCGTCACCACTCTGCCGGGGTTTCAGGTGGTGACCGGCGATCCCGTCGCCTTGTCCATGACCGGGCAGGGAGGAGCATCCTATGTCGACGGCAATGCCGCGCGCCTGTCGGGGCGTGACATCGGCCTGAACCTTGCCGTCGCCGATGTGCCCGCGTCGCCCTATCAGGCGACGATCGTGATCAGCACTGCCGGCGCGATCAGCGGTGGCGTCGCCGGCATACAGACTGTCAACAACGGCACCGGCTCGACCCAGATCATGACGACCGGGCCGATCCAGGGTGGCACCTATGGCATCCGGGCGGAGAACAACCTCAACACATCGGGCGACCTGATCGTCAATGTCGCCGGCGTGACCGGCGGTACCGGCATCAGCCTTGTCAACCGAACCAATACGGGCGCGGTCAACCTGACCGCGACGGGACATGTCCTGGGGACGCTAGGCGATGGTATCGCCATCGCCGCACCGGGTGACCCGACCCGGGTATCAGTGACGGTTGCGACCGTCGAGGGCGCGCAGAACGGCATTGTCGCAACAGCCGGCTATGGCGGCCCGTCCAGCCATATCGGCGGTGGCTTCATTGCGATCACGGCGTCTGGATTGGTCAGGGGTGTTGCCGGCGACGGCATCAACGCCGACAACAGCCAGGCGCTCGGCGGCGGCGGCGGCATGAGCATCGACGTGGCGGAGGTGTCCGGCGGCCGACACGGTATCGTCGCGCGCACCAACGGCACCGTCATCACGCCATTCCTTGACGCGCAAATGATCATCACGGCGCGTGGGCCCGTCACCGGCCATGGCGGCGACGGCATCTTCGCCGAGCATCTGTGGGACGCCGCCGTTTCGATCGACGCCCAGGCCCCGGTCAGCGGCCTCGGTGGCGCCGGCATTCGTGTGCTCGCGCCGACCAACGCCCATGGCGTGACCGTTCGCGCGACAAGCGTGACCGGTGCCGCCGAAGGCGTCGTGGTCGAGAATGGCGGGAGCGGCGCAACCCTCATCACCACCACGGGCCTTGTGCAAGGCGGCACCTACGGCGTCCGGGCGGAGAGCAGCAACAACACCGCGGGCGATCTGACGGTCAATGTCGCCAGCGTGACCGGCGGGACCGGCATCAGCCTTTACAACAGAACCAATTCGAGCGCCGTCAGCCTCACCGCGACGGGCCATGTCCTCGGAACGTCGGGCGACGGTATCGCCATCGCCGCACCGGGCGACCCGACCCGGGTATCAGTGACGGTTGCGACCGTCGAGGGCGCGCAGAATGGCATTGTCGCAACAGCCGGCTATGGCGGCCCGTCCAGCCATATCGGCGGTGGCTTCATTGCGATCACGGCGTCTGGATTGGTCAGGGGTGTTGCCGGTGACGGCATCAACGCCGACAACAGCCAGGCGCTCGGCGGCGGCGGCGGCATGAGCATCGACGTGGCGGAGGTGTCCGGCGGCCGACACGGTATCGTCGCGCGCACCAACGGCACCGTCATCACGCCGTTCCTTGACGCGCAAATGATCATCACGGCGCGTGGGCCCGTCACCGGCCATGGCGGCGACGGCATCTTCGCCGAGCATCTGTGGGACGCCGCCGTTTCGATCGACGCCCAGGCCCCGGTCAGCGGCCTCGGTGGCGCCGGCATTCGTGTGCTCGCGCCGACCAACGCCCATGGCGTGAGCGTCAAGGCGACAAGCGTGACCGGTGCCGCCGAAGGCGTCGTGGTCGAGAATGGCGGGAGCGGCGCAACCCTCATCACCACCACGGGCCTTGTGCAAGGTGGCACCTGCGGCGTCCGGGCGGAGAGCAGCAACAACACCGCGGGCGATCTGACGGTCAATGTCGCCAGCGTGACCGGCGGGACCGGCATCAGCCTCTACAACAGAACCAGTTCGAGCGCCGTCAACCTCACCGCGACGGGCCATGTCCTCGGAACGTCGGGCGACGGTATCGCCATCGCCGCACCGGGCGACTCCAGGCGGGTATCGGTGACGGTTGCGACGGTCGAGGGCGCGCAGAACGGCATTGTCGCGACCGCCGGCTATGGCGGCCCGTCCAGCCATATCGGCGGTGGCTTCATCGGGATCACAGCCTCGGGCCTGGTCAGGGGCCTCGCCGGTGACGGCATCAATGCCGACAACAGCCAGGCGCTCGGCGCCGGCGGCGGCATGACCATCGACGTGGCGGAGGTGTCCGGCGGCCGGCACGGCATCGTCGCGCGCAGCAACGGGACGGTCATCAGCGGGCTGCTCGATTCTCGCATCGCCATCACCGCGCGCGGGCCCGTCACCGGGCATGGCGGCGACGGCATCTTCGCCGAGCATCTGTGGGATGCCGCCGTTTCGATCGACGCACAGGGCGCCGTCAGCGGCCTCGGCGGCGCGGGCATTCGCGTGCTCGCGCCGACCAACGCCCATGGCGTGACCGTTCGCGCGGCGAGCGTGACCGGCGCCACCGAAGGCGTGGTGGTCGAGAACGGCGGTTCGGGCGCGACAGAGATCATTACCTCCGGCCGCGTCAGCGGTGCCGCCGCCGGCGTTCGGGCGAGCCAGACCGGTACCGGCGATACGACGGTGACGGCCGCCGGACCGGTTGTGGGCACGGCCGGCGGCAGTTCCGGCGTCTGGGTCGACCATGCGGCGACCGCGGGCAAGATCACGGTCGACGTCACCGACGCCGCCGGCGATGTCGCGATCCGTGCGAGCAATGCCGGCATCGGCGCAACCGCGATCACCACCCGCGGTCTCGTCGAGGGCGTAGGCGCCGCGATCGTGGCGACGGCCCCGGGCGGTCAGCCCGTCGTCATCGTCAACGAAGCGAGCGGCACCATCCGCAACGCGTCGCAGCTCTCCGCCGCGCTCGCCGTGCAGGCGACCGGCGCGACGGTCGACCTCGCCAACCGCGGCACGACGATCGGCCGGGTGGAGCTGTCTGGCGGCGCGGTCCAGATGAGCAATGCCGGGCGCTGGGACACGACCGGCGGCACCAGCCAGTTCGGCGGCGCCGGCCTGCTGGTCAACCAGGCCGGCGCGATGCTCATTGCCGGCAACCGCGCCGATCTCGCGCAGACGACGACCTTGTCCGGCCTCGCCAGCTTCGAGAACCGCGGTGTGGTCAGCCTGGCCGACGGCGCGGCGGGCGACGTACTGCACGTCGCGGCGGCCACCCGCTTCGCCGGAGGTTCATCGATCAGCGTCGATCTCGGCCGCGGCCTGACCGTGGACCGCCTGGAGACATCCGCGACCCTGACGCTGGATGCCGGCGCGACGCTCAATGTCGCTTCGGTTACCGGGCTGATGCCCGGCCGCTATATGGTGATGACATCCGCCGGCGGCCGGCTCGGCACGTTCGGCGGCGTCACGGGCCTGAGCAGCACGGCCTTCCTGTCGATCACCGACGCCTATGACCTGAACAATGTCTATCTCGACGTGGTCCAGGCGCGCTCCTTCGTCAGCGCTGGCGCGACACCCAACCAGATCGCGGTCGGGCGCGCGCTCGACGGGCTCCCGGTCACCGGTCCGCTGTACGGGCCGGTCGCCAGCCTGCCGACCGTGGCGGCGGCACGGGCGGCCTTCGACGCGCTCTCCGGCGAGATCCACGCCACCGCCCGCACCATCCTGATCGAGGACAGCCGTTTCGTCCGCGACGCGGCGATCGACCGCCTGCGCGGCGCTTTCGACGGAGTGGCGGCGAGCCGCGCCCCCGTCGTCATGTCCTATGTCGAGAGCCGGTCGGTCGCGGCCCCCGCCAATACCGATCGTTTCGCCCTGTGGGCCCAGGGTTTCGGTGCATGGGGCAACCGGGCCGGCGATGGCAATGCCGCTGCCACGCGCCGCGACCTTGCCGGCTTCTTTATCGGCGGTGACGGCCTTGTCGCCGAGGCGATCAGGATCGGTCTCTATTCGGGCTACAGCCGCACCAGCTTCCGCGTCGGCGCGCGCAGCTCCTCGGGCGCGAGCGACAATTATCACGTCGGGCTCTATGGCGGTGGGCAGTGGGGGGCGCTCGGCCTGCGCGCCGGCGCGGCCTTGTCCTGGCACGACCTGACGACCAACCGCACGGTCGCCTTTGCCGGCTTCGGCGACATGCCGAGGGCCGCGTACACCGCGCGCACCACCCAGATCTTCGGCGAAGCCGGCTATCGCTTCGACCTTGCGACCGCGATCGGAGCGAGGGCGGCGGTCGAGCCTTTCGCCGGCATCGCCCATGTCGGCTTCGCTTCCGACCGGTTCGGTGAGGGCGGCGGCGCCGCCGCGTTGACGGGGGCCGGCCGGTCGCAGAGCGTGACCTTCACGTCCGTCGGCCTGCGCGGCTCGGCCGCCTTCACCCTCGGCGGCGGTTTCGACGTGACGGCACGGGCAACGCTCGGCTGGCGCCATGCCTTCGGCAGCACGACTTCGCTCGCGGTGGCGGGTCTTGCCGGCGGCACGCCCTTCGCCGTTGCCGGCGTACCGATCGCGCGCAACGCCGCGCTCGTCGAGGCCGGCCTCGACATGATGCTGTCGCCGGCGGCAACGCTCGGCCTCTCCTATGGCGGCCAGTTCGGCTCCGGCGCGACCGATCAGACGGTGAAGGCCCATCTCGCCGTCCACTTCTGA